Proteins found in one Gordonia sp. PDNC005 genomic segment:
- a CDS encoding FBP domain-containing protein yields the protein MRTLTQKQILSAFRGTTKSELARVTFPLDFNDVDFSRREFYGWRDRKIPRRAYIVVELGDELVALILTRAEAKPSRRAMCAWCRDVDLSQDAVLYTTRRTGSRGRRGDTIGALVCEDFGCPKHARKLPPAYHKGTDLDAIRAMQVDEMTRRVEAFVAEVLSTQD from the coding sequence ATGCGCACACTCACCCAGAAGCAGATCCTGTCCGCATTCCGCGGCACCACGAAGAGCGAACTCGCCCGGGTCACCTTCCCTCTCGACTTCAACGACGTCGACTTCTCCCGCCGCGAGTTCTACGGTTGGCGCGACCGCAAGATCCCGCGCCGCGCGTACATCGTCGTTGAACTGGGCGACGAGCTCGTCGCGCTCATCCTGACCCGCGCCGAGGCGAAGCCGTCCCGTCGTGCGATGTGCGCGTGGTGCCGAGACGTCGACCTCTCACAGGACGCCGTCCTCTACACCACCCGCCGCACCGGGTCGCGTGGCCGACGCGGCGACACGATCGGCGCCCTGGTGTGCGAGGACTTCGGCTGCCCGAAGCACGCCCGCAAACTGCCACCCGCCTACCACAAGGGCACCGACCTCGACGCGATCCGCGCCATGCAGGTCGACGAGATGACGCGTCGCGTCGAGGCGTTCGTCGCCGAGGTCCTGTCGACCCAGGACTGA
- a CDS encoding DUF302 domain-containing protein, with product MTSFTMSTTVATQYDETVARVREALADAGFGVLTEIDIKATLKTKLDVDIEPKIILGACRPQLAHQALAADPRVAALLPCNVVVSADGPHSSLVEIMDPSVMEDFTGTAELGPIATDAKERLSGVLTALSEGL from the coding sequence ATGACGTCATTCACCATGTCCACAACAGTCGCCACGCAGTACGACGAGACCGTCGCGCGCGTTCGCGAAGCACTCGCCGACGCCGGATTCGGCGTTCTCACCGAAATCGACATCAAGGCGACACTGAAGACCAAACTCGACGTCGACATCGAACCGAAGATCATCCTCGGCGCATGCCGACCCCAATTGGCCCACCAGGCACTGGCCGCCGATCCGCGGGTCGCCGCGCTGCTCCCGTGCAACGTCGTCGTCTCCGCCGACGGACCACACAGCTCATTGGTCGAGATCATGGACCCGTCCGTCATGGAGGACTTCACCGGCACCGCCGAACTCGGCCCGATCGCCACGGATGCGAAAGAGCGACTCTCCGGTGTCCTCACCGCACTCAGCGAAGGACTCTGA
- a CDS encoding metal-sensitive transcriptional regulator, translating to MQLPDEDLKPVLTRLRRAHGHLASVIRMLEEGSECEDALTQLAAVDKALRRSGYTMVATGLEHCLINEGPENVDKEKLERLFLSFA from the coding sequence ATGCAGCTGCCCGACGAGGACCTCAAACCGGTCCTCACCCGCCTGCGTCGAGCACACGGCCACCTCGCGAGCGTCATTCGCATGCTCGAAGAGGGTTCCGAGTGCGAGGACGCGCTCACCCAGTTGGCCGCCGTCGACAAGGCTCTCCGACGCAGCGGATACACCATGGTTGCCACCGGCCTGGAGCACTGCTTGATCAATGAGGGGCCCGAGAACGTCGACAAGGAGAAGCTGGAGCGACTGTTCCTGTCATTCGCGTGA
- a CDS encoding TetR/AcrR family transcriptional regulator produces MSTPTDRTSRRRDRRKAEMIQAALALLSANGYHGMRFEDVAERADIAKASLYYYFPSKDQLVAEALAKLTDDVVGRLTTALEPLTGAPARARFRVLVDTQLDILTVDYPEVGAIFSFPAPWPAEHATAIKAMRRTHDMIFRDVVDAGVASGEFTTSDPAVALHCLHGMLNHASLWLDPTSDAERRQRDAVVDAALRLFV; encoded by the coding sequence GTGAGCACACCGACCGACCGCACGTCGCGACGCCGCGACCGGCGCAAGGCCGAGATGATCCAGGCGGCCCTCGCACTGCTGTCAGCGAACGGATATCACGGCATGCGCTTCGAAGACGTCGCCGAACGTGCCGACATCGCCAAAGCCAGCCTCTACTACTACTTCCCCAGCAAGGACCAGCTGGTCGCCGAAGCGTTGGCCAAGCTGACCGACGACGTCGTGGGGCGTCTGACCACCGCCCTCGAACCCTTGACCGGAGCGCCGGCGAGGGCCCGCTTTCGAGTGCTGGTCGACACCCAGCTCGACATTCTGACTGTCGACTACCCCGAGGTGGGGGCGATCTTCTCCTTTCCAGCCCCGTGGCCGGCCGAGCACGCGACCGCGATCAAGGCGATGCGGCGCACACACGACATGATCTTCCGCGACGTCGTCGACGCCGGCGTCGCGAGCGGCGAGTTCACTACCTCCGACCCGGCAGTGGCCCTGCACTGCCTCCACGGAATGCTCAATCACGCCTCCCTGTGGCTCGACCCGACGTCCGACGCCGAACGCCGCCAACGCGACGCCGTCGTCGACGCGGCACTCCGCCTGTTCGTCTGA
- a CDS encoding thioesterase family protein, producing the protein MTGNSDVEPYFHALGDGRYRATNHVQGAWSLDEQHIAAPLGLLTHVVENDHAARRGDLVISRLSFDILGIMPIGEVDLAAEVVRPGRTIELVEGTLSYGGRVIVRLRAWLTTPSDTSSVAGTGFDPIPPVDAHEPWDASQMWGGGYIASAEVRRLLREPGRGTVWARSPHPLVGNETVRPLPHATRMFDIANGMSARMDPTTIAYPNLDLTAHLFREPHGEWIGFDTSVSFGPNGVGLTSSVLHDESGPFGALNQSLTLRPH; encoded by the coding sequence ATGACTGGGAACAGCGACGTCGAGCCCTATTTCCACGCCCTTGGCGATGGCCGGTATCGGGCGACGAATCATGTGCAGGGTGCATGGTCGTTGGACGAACAACACATCGCGGCGCCTTTGGGACTGCTGACGCACGTGGTCGAGAACGATCACGCAGCCCGTCGGGGCGACCTCGTGATCAGCAGGCTCTCCTTCGACATCCTCGGCATAATGCCGATCGGCGAGGTCGACCTCGCAGCCGAGGTGGTCCGGCCGGGTCGGACCATCGAACTCGTCGAAGGCACACTCTCGTACGGCGGCCGAGTGATCGTCCGCCTGCGCGCCTGGCTCACCACGCCGTCCGACACGTCGTCCGTCGCGGGCACCGGATTCGATCCGATCCCCCCGGTCGACGCGCACGAACCATGGGATGCTTCGCAGATGTGGGGTGGCGGCTACATCGCGTCCGCCGAGGTGCGACGCCTCCTCCGTGAACCGGGCCGCGGGACGGTCTGGGCGCGGTCGCCGCATCCCCTCGTGGGCAACGAGACTGTCCGGCCGCTGCCGCACGCCACCCGCATGTTCGACATCGCGAACGGCATGTCGGCCCGCATGGATCCGACGACGATCGCCTACCCGAACCTCGACCTGACCGCACACCTGTTCCGCGAACCGCACGGCGAATGGATCGGCTTCGACACGTCGGTATCGTTCGGCCCCAATGGAGTCGGGCTCACATCGAGTGTCCTCCACGATGAGTCGGGACCGTTCGGCGCTCTCAACCAGTCGCTGACCCTGCGGCCTCACTGA
- a CDS encoding NAD(P)/FAD-dependent oxidoreductase produces MTESGHAQTVDVRHRRVVVIGAGQAGLSAAHFLQRAGLVAGFDFEVLDANPTAGGAWSHRWDALTFDRVNGLHDLPESELGDADPHEPAREVIKRYYSRYETEQGLSVDRPWRVRSVTRIDAGPSGVGTVERYEVTAEHPDGRTAVYRAGAVISGTGTWDHPYVPWYPGSFGGRQLTTRDFTEPADFVGRRVLVVGGGISAVQFLQMLDEAGVDTLWSTRTPPRWREAPFDPMWGLDVENSVAARTRAGLRPLSVVAATGLPLTAEGRVDVERGLLVSRGAIAALTDDGVDFADGTHEPVDVILWATGFRAALGHLAPLGIRDPAGGVLMADDDVSVVVAPGLYLVGYGRSASTLGATRAGRRAARAAIRATDVSEDASVSEAAGSATG; encoded by the coding sequence ATGACAGAGTCGGGACACGCGCAGACTGTTGATGTGCGGCACCGTCGGGTGGTGGTGATCGGTGCCGGTCAGGCCGGGCTGTCGGCAGCGCATTTCCTCCAGCGAGCCGGTCTCGTCGCCGGATTCGACTTCGAAGTGCTCGACGCCAACCCGACCGCGGGCGGCGCGTGGAGTCATCGATGGGACGCCCTGACGTTCGACCGGGTGAACGGTCTTCACGACCTACCCGAATCCGAACTGGGCGACGCCGATCCGCACGAGCCTGCGCGCGAAGTGATCAAGCGCTACTACAGCCGCTACGAGACGGAACAGGGGCTGTCGGTCGACCGCCCCTGGCGCGTCCGCTCAGTCACCAGAATCGATGCAGGCCCCTCCGGTGTGGGGACGGTCGAACGTTACGAGGTCACTGCGGAACACCCGGACGGTCGGACCGCGGTCTACCGCGCGGGTGCAGTCATCTCGGGGACCGGAACGTGGGATCACCCATACGTGCCGTGGTATCCGGGCTCGTTCGGCGGTCGTCAGCTGACCACGCGTGACTTCACGGAGCCCGCGGATTTCGTGGGACGTCGAGTGCTCGTCGTCGGAGGCGGCATCTCCGCGGTTCAGTTCCTCCAGATGCTCGACGAGGCGGGTGTCGACACGCTGTGGTCGACGCGGACGCCGCCGCGGTGGCGGGAGGCGCCGTTCGACCCGATGTGGGGTCTCGATGTCGAGAACAGCGTCGCTGCGCGGACCCGGGCGGGCCTGCGGCCGCTGAGTGTCGTTGCCGCGACCGGGCTTCCGCTCACCGCCGAAGGGCGTGTCGATGTGGAACGTGGACTGCTCGTCTCCCGAGGCGCCATCGCGGCGCTCACCGATGACGGGGTCGACTTCGCCGACGGTACCCACGAGCCGGTGGACGTGATCCTCTGGGCCACTGGGTTTCGGGCGGCTCTCGGTCACCTCGCTCCCCTGGGAATCCGCGACCCGGCGGGTGGCGTGCTGATGGCCGACGACGACGTGAGCGTCGTCGTGGCGCCGGGCCTGTACCTCGTCGGCTACGGCCGAAGTGCGTCGACACTGGGGGCGACTCGCGCTGGACGCCGCGCGGCGCGGGCCGCGATCCGCGCGACAGATGTCAGCGAAGACGCGTCAGTCAGTGAGGCCGCAGGGTCAGCGACTGGTTGA
- a CDS encoding TetR family transcriptional regulator, giving the protein MQETHGGLRERQRAETLQRIHDAAIDLVRDEGFTAATVANIADRAGVSRRTFFNYFPTKEDAVLGAGPATVPFDALDDLLDGPDQLTKATLVVHAVARSVRHVRTDEPVRRALVKSIPELRARGGQHHFASQELLAQALSERFDAEDAARATALVMVGSAVLRYAYTLDPDVVDDPDSPALTAAVELFRNTLKDLT; this is encoded by the coding sequence GTGCAAGAAACACACGGAGGACTACGCGAGCGGCAACGTGCCGAGACACTGCAGCGCATCCACGACGCGGCTATCGATCTCGTCCGCGACGAGGGATTCACGGCAGCGACGGTCGCCAACATCGCCGATCGTGCAGGCGTCTCGCGTCGCACCTTCTTCAACTACTTCCCCACCAAAGAGGACGCCGTGCTCGGCGCGGGACCCGCGACGGTCCCGTTCGACGCGCTCGACGACCTTCTCGACGGTCCGGACCAGTTGACCAAGGCCACACTCGTCGTCCACGCGGTCGCCCGCAGCGTCCGCCACGTCCGCACTGACGAACCGGTGCGTCGTGCCCTGGTGAAGTCCATCCCTGAGCTGAGAGCACGCGGCGGACAGCACCACTTCGCATCTCAGGAACTCTTGGCGCAAGCGCTGTCCGAACGCTTCGACGCCGAGGACGCTGCACGAGCCACCGCGCTCGTCATGGTCGGATCCGCCGTTCTCCGTTACGCCTACACACTCGACCCCGACGTCGTCGACGACCCGGACTCTCCGGCTCTCACCGCCGCCGTCGAACTCTTCCGAAACACCTTGAAGGACCTCACATGA
- a CDS encoding MDR family MFS transporter, which translates to MTTPETTQASQTPSESSMSQKNIILLFIGLMITMLLAALNQTVLSTALPTIVGELHGVDQMTWVITSYILASTIVMPVYGRISDLIGRKPVILTAIALFIAGSIVGALAGDITWLIIGRVIQGLGGGGLMILSQAAIADVVSPRDRGKYMGFMGAVFAVASVAGPLLGGWLTEGPGWRWAFWLNIPLGALAIGATIVFMRLPKPQHTERPKLDYTGMALIAAATTALVLMCTWGGHTYDWASPQIIGLGIASIVLAVAFVFVEKRAQTPIIPMQLFSNRNFTLVTIAALMVGITMFGALGYMPTYIQMVTGVDATVAGLYMIPMMGGLLITSIASGQIISRTGRYKMFPLVGSVIIGIALALLSTMHIDTPTWLMCVYLAVFGIGLGLAMQVLTLIVQNEFPGALVGTATAANNYFRQVGATLGSAIVGSIFASRLVDLLSDRLGGTGAAAGGSSGRNDLTPAAVNSMPDQIRIPIIESYNDALLPIFLFFVPLAVAALIVLLFVDEKPLSTKVREVAEVEGVGEGQVLPEPFDVPARDSDTTVRSSLTKVRERADV; encoded by the coding sequence ATGACCACACCCGAGACCACGCAGGCGTCCCAGACGCCGAGCGAGAGCTCGATGTCGCAGAAGAACATCATTCTGCTGTTCATCGGATTGATGATCACGATGCTGCTCGCAGCACTCAACCAGACCGTCCTGTCGACGGCACTCCCCACGATCGTCGGCGAACTCCACGGCGTCGATCAGATGACGTGGGTCATCACGTCGTACATCCTCGCAAGCACCATCGTCATGCCCGTGTACGGACGTATCAGCGACCTCATCGGACGCAAGCCGGTGATCCTCACCGCGATCGCCCTCTTCATCGCGGGTTCGATCGTCGGCGCTCTCGCGGGAGACATCACCTGGCTGATCATCGGCCGCGTGATCCAGGGCCTCGGCGGCGGCGGTCTCATGATCTTGTCGCAGGCCGCGATCGCCGACGTCGTCTCTCCACGCGACCGCGGAAAGTACATGGGGTTCATGGGCGCGGTGTTCGCCGTCGCGTCGGTCGCGGGCCCGCTGCTCGGCGGCTGGCTCACCGAAGGACCCGGCTGGCGCTGGGCGTTCTGGCTCAACATTCCGCTCGGCGCCCTCGCCATCGGCGCGACGATCGTCTTCATGCGCCTGCCCAAGCCGCAGCACACCGAACGCCCGAAGCTCGATTACACGGGCATGGCACTCATCGCGGCCGCGACCACCGCGCTGGTGCTGATGTGCACCTGGGGCGGACACACCTACGACTGGGCGAGCCCGCAGATCATCGGCCTCGGCATCGCATCCATCGTCCTCGCTGTTGCGTTCGTGTTCGTCGAGAAGCGAGCTCAGACGCCGATCATCCCGATGCAGTTGTTCTCCAACCGCAACTTCACCCTGGTCACCATCGCCGCGCTCATGGTCGGCATCACGATGTTCGGCGCGCTCGGATACATGCCGACCTACATCCAGATGGTGACCGGCGTCGACGCCACCGTGGCCGGCCTGTACATGATCCCGATGATGGGCGGACTGCTCATCACCTCCATCGCTTCCGGTCAGATCATTTCGCGCACTGGCCGATACAAGATGTTTCCGCTGGTCGGTTCGGTGATCATCGGCATCGCACTCGCCCTGCTGTCGACCATGCACATCGATACTCCGACCTGGCTGATGTGTGTGTACCTCGCCGTCTTCGGCATCGGCCTCGGCCTGGCGATGCAGGTGCTCACCCTGATCGTCCAGAACGAGTTCCCCGGCGCCCTTGTCGGCACTGCAACCGCAGCGAACAACTACTTCCGCCAAGTCGGCGCCACCCTCGGCTCGGCCATCGTCGGTTCGATCTTCGCCTCGCGCCTCGTCGATCTGCTCAGCGATCGCCTCGGCGGGACCGGAGCAGCGGCAGGCGGGTCGAGCGGCCGGAACGACCTGACCCCTGCCGCTGTCAATTCGATGCCCGACCAGATCCGGATCCCGATCATCGAGTCCTACAACGACGCGCTCCTCCCGATCTTCCTGTTCTTCGTTCCGCTGGCCGTCGCCGCTCTGATCGTCCTGCTCTTCGTGGACGAGAAGCCGCTGTCGACCAAGGTGCGCGAAGTCGCTGAGGTCGAAGGCGTCGGCGAGGGCCAGGTGCTTCCCGAGCCGTTCGATGTTCCCGCCCGCGACTCAGACACCACTGTCCGGTCGTCGCTCACGAAGGTCCGCGAGCGGGCGGACGTATAA
- a CDS encoding FtsX-like permease family protein, whose translation MKATSSRLTVGSIRELSAIGVVCGLSAMYATALVCASSILGTLSEAKGGSAGVALGIVSSVFILIALFVAGVVISNGVDTVIAGRRRELSLLRLVGASSKQLRGSLMNAVTKIAAIGAVAGVLLGVVTTWITRVILVSRGTLDDLDYRVFPPLAVMGALAVVATAVGATLVGTRSALSSASVVRSTRTVRSWFRDLVAALGIGGGVVILVAACYLGEQGSQAGFFAAFFGSAVLAVGIMMGAGRIVPALVAGVGRLVGASPSAVIARKNAVADPQRTTRSTIGLLIGVTLVTTIASGMRSVRESVTAWEGMSPKEVQEAQQILSVMSSVLIAMIAISAVIAAVGFVSTMSLTVIGRTREIGMLRAMGFTAKQIRSMITLESIALSGTAVATGLLLGIVLGAVGAQSLIGFMTDGFPIGLPLPALVTIVVGTVALVIVASLPPSRRAVAIAPVDALAVA comes from the coding sequence ATGAAGGCCACGAGTTCCCGACTGACAGTCGGGTCGATCCGCGAACTGTCGGCGATCGGCGTCGTCTGCGGGCTGAGCGCGATGTACGCGACCGCGCTGGTGTGCGCGTCGAGCATCCTCGGCACCCTCTCGGAGGCGAAGGGCGGCAGCGCAGGAGTTGCGCTCGGCATCGTCTCCTCCGTGTTCATCCTGATCGCGCTGTTCGTGGCGGGTGTAGTCATCAGCAACGGTGTCGACACCGTCATCGCAGGCCGACGCCGGGAACTGAGTCTTCTGCGTCTGGTCGGCGCCAGCAGCAAGCAGTTGCGCGGAAGCCTGATGAACGCGGTCACCAAGATCGCCGCGATCGGTGCCGTCGCCGGGGTGCTTCTGGGAGTCGTGACGACGTGGATCACTCGGGTGATCCTGGTGAGCCGTGGCACTCTCGACGACCTCGACTACCGCGTGTTCCCGCCGCTCGCCGTCATGGGGGCGCTCGCAGTGGTGGCGACCGCCGTGGGTGCGACCCTTGTCGGCACCCGAAGCGCGCTGTCGTCGGCCTCCGTTGTGCGCTCCACCCGGACCGTTCGATCCTGGTTCCGCGACCTGGTCGCCGCACTCGGCATCGGCGGCGGCGTGGTGATCCTGGTCGCTGCCTGCTACCTCGGTGAGCAGGGCTCGCAGGCGGGGTTCTTCGCAGCGTTCTTCGGATCGGCGGTTCTCGCCGTCGGAATCATGATGGGCGCGGGTCGGATCGTCCCGGCCCTCGTCGCGGGTGTCGGTCGCCTCGTCGGCGCGTCACCGTCCGCGGTCATCGCCCGCAAGAACGCCGTCGCCGACCCGCAGCGGACCACCCGTTCGACGATCGGGTTGCTGATCGGAGTCACCCTCGTCACCACCATCGCCAGCGGCATGCGCTCAGTGCGTGAGTCGGTGACCGCTTGGGAGGGCATGAGCCCGAAGGAAGTGCAGGAAGCTCAGCAGATCCTCTCGGTGATGTCGTCGGTCCTCATCGCGATGATCGCGATCTCCGCAGTGATCGCCGCCGTCGGTTTCGTCTCCACGATGTCGTTGACGGTGATCGGCCGGACTCGCGAGATCGGCATGCTCCGGGCGATGGGCTTCACCGCGAAGCAGATCCGGTCGATGATCACCCTGGAGTCCATCGCGTTGAGCGGCACCGCCGTCGCCACCGGGCTGCTTCTGGGTATCGTGCTCGGCGCAGTCGGCGCCCAGTCGTTGATCGGCTTCATGACCGACGGCTTCCCGATCGGGCTCCCGCTGCCCGCTCTTGTGACGATCGTCGTCGGCACCGTCGCGCTGGTCATCGTCGCGTCGCTGCCGCCGAGCCGACGCGCAGTCGCGATCGCACCGGTCGACGCCCTGGCCGTCGCGTGA
- a CDS encoding ABC transporter ATP-binding protein, whose translation MTNTDNTVAVAMRNVSRTYGDPANPIHALRDVSVDIRRREFTAIMGPSGSGKSTMMNVMAGLDEATAGQIWLGHNPIVGIGDTARTILRRTNIGFIFQSFNLVPTLTADENIRLPFVLAGRKPTAEQEAWIAHLVTSLGIRERLGHLPSELSGGQQQRVAIVRALAGRPTIILADEPTGALDTRTSREVLTLLTTAAREYGQGIAMVTHDPVAASYADRILVLADGRIVGEYRGLDPRQISDLLINLQGAAA comes from the coding sequence ATGACGAACACCGACAACACCGTGGCAGTGGCCATGCGCAATGTGTCCAGGACGTACGGCGACCCGGCCAACCCGATTCACGCGCTCCGCGACGTGAGTGTGGACATCCGCCGCCGCGAGTTCACCGCGATCATGGGGCCCTCCGGCTCGGGCAAGTCGACGATGATGAACGTGATGGCCGGTCTCGACGAGGCCACCGCCGGTCAGATCTGGCTCGGCCACAACCCGATCGTCGGCATCGGTGACACCGCCCGCACCATCCTGCGCCGCACCAACATCGGCTTCATCTTCCAGTCGTTCAATCTCGTCCCGACGCTCACCGCCGACGAGAACATCCGACTTCCGTTCGTCCTGGCCGGTCGCAAGCCGACCGCCGAGCAGGAGGCCTGGATCGCCCACCTGGTCACCTCGCTCGGCATCCGTGAACGCCTCGGTCACCTGCCGTCCGAGCTGTCCGGCGGCCAGCAGCAGCGTGTCGCCATCGTCCGCGCACTGGCCGGGCGTCCCACGATCATCCTGGCCGACGAACCGACGGGTGCACTCGACACCCGGACCAGCCGTGAAGTGCTCACTCTCCTGACCACAGCGGCCCGCGAATACGGGCAGGGCATCGCGATGGTCACTCACGATCCGGTGGCGGCGTCGTACGCGGATCGAATCCTGGTGCTGGCGGACGGCCGGATCGTCGGTGAGTACCGAGGCCTGGATCCCCGCCAGATCTCCGATCTCCTCATCAACCTGCAAGGAGCTGCCGCATGA
- a CDS encoding response regulator transcription factor — translation MIRVALVDDQPLFRGGIAMILESQSDIDVVAQESSALDLMAMVERDAPDVILMDVRMPGVDGITATSSLVRELGESAPRVLVLTTFDVDEAAASAIEAGASGFVLKDAQPDFLLAAVRAVADGSQVVAASATRRLFERHRARAASTPGPEYNELTPREREILIRAARGLSNAEIASAEFLSEATVKTHISRILSKLTLRDRVQLVVYAYEHNLV, via the coding sequence ATGATCCGCGTCGCCCTCGTCGACGACCAGCCGCTGTTCCGCGGAGGCATCGCGATGATCCTCGAGAGCCAGTCCGACATCGACGTGGTCGCTCAGGAGTCGTCTGCCCTCGACCTGATGGCGATGGTCGAACGCGACGCGCCCGACGTGATTCTCATGGACGTCCGCATGCCGGGCGTCGACGGGATCACCGCCACCTCGTCACTCGTCCGCGAGCTCGGCGAATCCGCGCCGCGTGTGCTCGTCCTGACGACGTTCGACGTCGATGAGGCGGCCGCCTCCGCGATCGAGGCCGGAGCGAGCGGCTTCGTCCTCAAAGACGCGCAGCCCGACTTCCTCCTCGCAGCGGTCCGGGCCGTCGCGGACGGCAGCCAAGTGGTGGCCGCATCGGCCACACGACGCCTGTTCGAACGGCATCGAGCTCGGGCCGCGTCGACTCCCGGCCCCGAGTACAACGAGCTCACGCCCCGCGAACGCGAGATCTTGATCCGCGCGGCGCGCGGCTTGTCGAACGCCGAGATCGCGTCAGCCGAGTTCCTCTCGGAGGCGACGGTGAAGACGCACATCTCGCGGATCCTGTCGAAACTGACCCTGCGAGATCGTGTGCAACTCGTGGTGTACGCATACGAGCACAACCTGGTCTGA
- a CDS encoding histidine kinase — MRDPLAAPALRPSSMFFDVCTALVGGLIALANFEMSTAIHLADALICASLALRRISPSLMMVTAVVSATIQVVSLEVSALSLAYTVLFFTVGGHPDRRVRRGSLVVALVGSVVAGVTIPRAFPSGIADPEPSNFIWGALFASAGAALFVVGGWVTGFIGYQRRTVAAAEVSETIAELERRRVLDLYDEQAERSRLARDMHDVVAHSLAVVVAQAEGARYTLDANPEAARDALGVIADTAREALADVRSVLEELRSTSSAEEISRSDREQLFTRMRAAGMLIVVTDEGDATDVGPTVTRAAFGVLTEALTNALKYGDLARPVTVHHDWSEGCRLTVRNTLSDDPLAPGGAHHGIIGMTERAAHAGGTLRSARDGDDWLVVLHIPNQEGLPR, encoded by the coding sequence ATGCGAGATCCGCTGGCTGCTCCCGCCCTGCGTCCGAGTTCGATGTTCTTCGACGTCTGTACAGCGCTTGTCGGCGGACTGATCGCGCTGGCCAATTTCGAGATGTCCACCGCGATTCATCTCGCGGATGCACTGATCTGCGCGTCGCTCGCTCTGCGCCGGATCTCACCGAGTCTGATGATGGTCACCGCGGTCGTGTCGGCGACGATCCAGGTGGTCTCGCTCGAGGTGTCGGCGCTGTCGTTGGCCTACACCGTCCTGTTCTTCACCGTCGGCGGGCACCCGGATCGACGCGTCCGGCGGGGGTCGCTGGTGGTCGCGCTCGTCGGCTCGGTCGTCGCGGGCGTCACCATTCCCCGAGCATTCCCGTCGGGCATCGCCGACCCGGAACCCAGCAACTTCATCTGGGGCGCGTTGTTCGCGTCTGCAGGCGCGGCGTTGTTCGTCGTCGGCGGATGGGTGACCGGATTCATCGGATACCAACGGCGCACCGTCGCCGCGGCCGAGGTCAGCGAGACGATCGCGGAGCTCGAGCGGCGTCGGGTCCTGGATCTCTACGACGAGCAGGCCGAACGGTCGCGGCTGGCCAGGGACATGCACGACGTCGTCGCGCATTCGTTGGCGGTTGTCGTCGCGCAGGCGGAGGGCGCCCGGTACACCCTCGACGCCAACCCCGAGGCGGCGCGTGATGCACTCGGGGTCATCGCCGACACGGCGCGAGAAGCACTCGCCGATGTGCGATCGGTCCTCGAAGAGCTGCGCAGCACGTCGTCGGCCGAGGAGATCAGCCGATCCGACCGCGAGCAATTGTTCACCCGGATGCGTGCGGCTGGAATGCTGATCGTCGTCACCGACGAAGGCGACGCGACCGATGTCGGTCCGACCGTCACCCGTGCCGCGTTCGGAGTGCTCACCGAGGCATTGACCAATGCGCTCAAGTACGGGGACCTGGCCCGTCCTGTGACGGTCCACCACGATTGGTCGGAGGGCTGCAGGCTGACCGTGCGGAACACCCTCTCCGACGACCCGCTCGCGCCCGGTGGCGCCCACCACGGAATCATCGGCATGACAGAGCGAGCCGCGCACGCAGGCGGCACTCTGCGCTCTGCGCGCGACGGCGACGACTGGCTCGTCGTTCTGCACATCCCCAATCAGGAAGGACTGCCGCGATGA